The nucleotide sequence ATGTGGACAGCCCGTTCCACACAGCTGCTCGAACGCAAGCTGCTGATGATCGGCAGCGTCCTCTTCCACTTCGGCATGCTCGCCGCCATCGGCGGCCACCTGCTCGGCATCCTCGTACCGCGGTCTGCGACGGAAGCCGTCGGGATCTCAGACGACGCCTACCACTGGCTCGCCGTCATGGGAGGCCTCGCCGCAGCGGCGCTCGTCGCCGCCGGAATCGCCGTACTCGCCTACCGGCGACTTACCGTGCCGCGCGTCGCCGCCACGACGCTCCGCAGCGACAGGATCCTCTACCCGCTGCTCGTGCTGACGGTCGTGGCCGGGATCGCGGCCACGACCGACACCGTCATCGACCGCTACGCCTACCGCGAGACGGTCAGCCCCTGGTTCCGCGGCATCTTCACCCTCCAACCTGATGGGGAGCTGATGGTCGGAGCACCCATCGTCTTCCAGTTGCACGTCATCACCGCCTGGCTCCTGCTCGCCGTCTGGCCCTTCACCCGGCTTGTGCACGTGTGGAGCGTTCCCGTCACCTACCTCGGACGCGCCCCCATCCTCTACCGGCGCCGCGCGCAGGGCGGGAGACGGCGTCAGGCGGCACGCTCGTGACGACCGTCCATCGCAACCGGCACGATCTCGCGGCGCGCCCCATCCGCGGGGCGATCACCGCTCGTGGGAAGAAGCTCTCGATCGGCGACACTGTCGGCGCCGCGCGGCGGCTGTTCGCGAACGAGTCCGTGCGGGTCGTTCCTGTGCGCGACGGCGGCCGAGGAGGCGCGGCAGCCCTCGACGCCGAGGGCTCCACGTGGCTCGTCGTCCCAGACGACGACGGCACCACCAACGTCGGTCTCGTCTGCCTCCGTAGCGATCGGATTCGGCTCTGCCCCGATGCGGAATGCCACACCGGACCCACATCCTCCTCCTGAAAGGACCTTCGATGAGCCCGATCACGACCGACACCCACGTTGCTGACCTCGTGCTCCAGCAGCCGAGCAGAGCGCGCGTGTTCGAGCGCTTCGGCATCGACTACTGCTGTGGCGGCAAGACGCCGCTCGAGACCGCCTGCGCCGACCGCGGCGTCGACGTCGAAACGGTGCTCGCGGCGCTCGACGAGCCCCTCGCCACGGAGGCGGACGACATCGACTGGACGAGCGTCCCCGTCGCCGACCTCTGCGCCCACGTCGTCGGCCATCATCACGCCTACCTGCGCGAGGAGCTGCCGCCGCTTCGCCTGCTCGTCGACAAGGTCGCACAGGCCCACGGCGACACGCATCCCGAGCTGCGCGAGGTACAGGTGATCTTCCACGCGACCGCGGACGATCTCGAGCAGCACATGGTCAAGGAAGAGCAGGTCCTATTCCCCGCCTGCGTGGCGCTCGAGCAGGGCTCCTCGAGCGGCTTCCCCTTCGGATCCGTCGAGAACCCGATCCGGATGATGCTGCACGAGCACGACGAGGTCGCAACCGGCCTCGCCGGACTGCGCGCGGCGACCAACGGCTACGAGCCGCCTGCGGACGCCTGCAACTCGTACCGCGCCATGCTCGACCGGCTCGCCCGGCTCGAGGCCGACACGCACCGCCACGTGCACGAGGAGAACAACATCCTCTTCCCGCGGGCGATCGCGCTCGAGGCGCATCCCGGGTAACGCATGTCTCACCGCGGGACATTCCGCGCGACGTGAGACGTGGCACGTCACCTGGCGCTCACCTTGCAGCAGGCCCGCCTGCGCACATCCGAGCGGGAGGCGCTGGCGCGCGCCCTGGCGCTGCACTCGATCACCGGCGTGGCGTCGGCACGGCCGCTCGGCAACGTTCGTGCGTATCCTGCGACGCTCACGCTCGTCCCGTCGAGCCTCGTCGACGACGCGCTCGAGTTCACGGCGGCAGGGCACGTGCCGTCGCTCGCGAATCGCTCCCGGACAGGGGACGCCGGCGTGCGCATCGAGATCCAGGATGAGGTCATCGGCGTCTCGCCCGAGCAGCAGCGACGGATCTTCGCCGTGTTCGAGCGGCTGTCCACGGGAGGATGGCCTGCCCGGGAACCGTGGTGGGACTCGCGGGCGTCGAGAAGGGCATCGAGCGGATGGGCGGCGTCGTCGGCGTCGAGTCGGCACCGGGCCAGGGCAGCACATTCTGGTTCGAGCAGCCGGTGGCGTAGTCGGGGGAGGCTCTGGTCGAGCACGAGCCGATAACGCTCGTCGAGGACGACACGAACGACGTCCTGCTCCTGCAACCGGCCCGCCGCAAGGAGCAGCTTGCCAACCACTCCACGTCGTCGGCGACGGCGAGCGGGCGTTCGCCCACCTGCCTGGCGACGTCATCCACGCCGACCGCGACGCGCACCCGCTACCGGTGCTCGTCTTGCTCGACCTCGCGCTGTCGCGCCTGAGCGGCCACGAGGTGCTCGCGGGGCTGCGCGCCCAGCCGGGCAGGGCCGCGTGCGCGTCGCGGCGTCCACGTCGTCGCGGGAGAGCGCCGACGCGAGCAGGACGTTCGAGCGGGGCGCGAGCGCCTATCGCGTCGAGCCGATCGACACGGTCGCGCTGTACGAGATGGTACGCTCGCTCGACTTCTACCGCCTCGAGCACAGCGAGCGGTCCGGCCTCGTGTGAGCACGTTCCGCGCCCTCATCGCCGACGACGACCCCGACGACCGGATGCTCGCCCTTCGCGAGCTGCGGAAGGAGTGGCCCGACGCCGAGGCATTCGAGGTGTGCGACGCCGCCGGGCTCGAGGAGGCGCTGTCGGGGCCCCAGCCTCAGCTCGTCGTGACGGACTCAAGCCTGCGCTTCACGGACGGGTTGTCGATCCTGCGGGACGTCCGTGCCCGCTGGCCCGACGTCCCGGTGGTGATGCTGACGGGCACGGGGTCGGCGGAGGTCGCCGTCGAGGCGCTGAAGAGCGGTCTCGACGACTACGTGCTGAAGCACCACGTCTCCCGCCTCGGTGCCTCGGTGCGTGGGGTCGTCGACCGCCGTGCGCGCGAGCTCGAGGCGCGGACGGCGCTCGCCGAGAGCGAGGAGCGGTTCCGCGCGCTCGCCGACTCCTCGTCGCTCCTGATCTGGATCACCGATGCGGACAACCGCGTCACCTTCGTCAACCGTGGCTGGCTCGACTTCACGGGTCGCACGCTCGAGCAGGAGCTGGGATTCGGCTGGTTGGAGGGCGTGCATCCCGACGAGCGCGATGCGGTTGCGCGGCAGGTGCTCGAGTACGAGCGGTCAGGGCGTCCGTATGCGCTGCGGTACCGGATCCTCGACGCGGCCGGCGAGTACCGCACGCTCGTCGACTCGGGCTCGCCCAGGCTGGCCGCCGACGGCACGCTCCTCGGCTACGCGGGCACCTCGCTCGACATCACCGACCAGCTGCGGGCCGAGAGCGCCCGCGTCGAGGCGGAGGTGCTGCTGACGACGGCGCTCGAGGCGGCGCCCGTCGGACTCGGTTTCGTCGACCGCGACCTCCGCTACGTCCGCGTTAACGAGGCGCTCGCCGAGTTCCACGGGAGCCCCGTCGACGCGCACCTGGGACGGAAGGCGGGCCAGATCCTGGAGCCGCTCGGGCTCGACCTCGACGCCGTCTACCGCAGGGTGCTGGACACGGGCGTGAGTGTGCACGACGTCGACATCGAGACGGCGGTGGCTGGTGCACGGCGCAGGTTCCGCGCCGGCTACCACCCCGTCCGCGTCCACGACGAGATCGTCGGCGTCGCCGTCGTTGCCGTCGAGACGACCGAGCGCGACCTGCTCGAAGCGCAGCTGCTGCAGGCGCAGAAGCTCGAGGCGGTCGGGCGTCTCGCCGCCGGGCTCGCGCACGACTTCAACAACCTGCTCGGCGTCATCGACGGCTATGCCTCGCTCATCGCCGAGGCGCTGCCCGAGGGCGACGAGCGGCGCGCCCAGGCGCTCGAGATCTCCCGCGCCAGCATGCGCGGTGCCGACCTGACGCGCAGCCTGCTCGTGTTCAGCCGCCAGAAGGTCGTGGCCGAGCGCGACATCGATCTGTGCAGGCTCGTCGCCGAGCTGGCGCGCATGCTCGAGCGGCTCGTGCCCGACGACGTCGAGCTGACGATCGACCTGGGCGACGAGCCCGCGGTCGTCTGCGCGGACGCCGGCCGCCTCGAGCAGGTGATCGTCAACCTCGTCGTCAACGCCGTCGACGCGATCCGCGCTGGGGGCCGCATCAGCGTCCGCGTCCGGCCGCGCGGGCAGGACGTCGTGCTCGAGGTCGAGGACACCGGCGTCGGCATCGCCGAGGAGGCGCTGCCGCTGCTGTTCGAGCCGTTCTTCACGACGAAGGAGCAGGGGACGGGTCTCGGCCTGTCGACCGCGTACGGCATCGTCAAGCAGGCGGGCGGGCAACTCCACGTGACCTCGACGGTCGGGGCAGGATCGACGTTCACCGTGCTGCTCCCGCGCGTCGACCGCCCCGCTGCCACACCCCTCGACGAGGTTGCCGTGCGAGAGCCGCTCGGCGCGAGAGGCGGCGGCGAGACGATCCTGGTGGCGGAGGACAACGACCTGCTTCGCCGCCTCATCCGATCGGTGCTCGAGCAGGCCGGTTTCACCGTCGTCACGGTCGAGGACGGCGCGAAAGCGCTCGAGGCGATCCTCGAGCACGGCCCTCCCGCCGCCGTCGTCGCCGACGTCGAGATGCCCGGAATGGGCGGGATCGAGCTCGCCCGCCGCCTCGACCGCCTTCACCCGCACGTGCGCGTGCTCCTGATGAGCGGCTACACCGCTGCCGACGAGATCCATCATCTCGCGAAGCGCGACTTCCTGCAGAAGCCGTTCACGCCCGCCGATCTCGTGGCGCGGGTGCGCGAGCTGCTCGACCGCTGAGCCGGCAGCCGGAAAAACGGGGGACGCAGGCCGGCGGCACCGCTGTCGACAATCCGGATATCGCCATGATCGTGCCGGAACCCCCCATTCAGGAAGCGGATCGTGCTCCGCGCAGGCGGTTCGGGCATGCCCGCGTCCTGATCGTCGACGACGACGATCTCCTCGCCCGGCTGTTCCGCGCCATCCTCGGGGGCGAAGGGCACGCGTGCACGGTGGCCGGCTCGGTCGAGGCCGCGCGCCTGCGGCTCGGCGAGTGCGCGTTCGAGCTCGTGCTCTGCGACGTCAACCTCGGCGGCGATTCGGGGCTCGATCTCGCACGGTGGATATGCGAGCGGTATCCCGAGACCTCGGTCGTGATGGTGAGCGGCCGCGACGAGCCGGAGATCTGGAGCGCGGCGCTCGATCTCGGCGCCGTCGGCTACCTGACGAAGCCGATCCAGCGCAGCGCCCTGCTCATCGCGGTTGCGAACACGCTTCACCGCAGGCAGCTCGAGGCCGAGCTGCGCCGGCACCGGGAGGAGCTCGAGGAGACGGTGAAGGAGCGCACCGCCGAGCTCGAGCGCGCCCGCGCCGACGTGGAGCTCACCTACGAGGAGACGGTGCGGCGGCTCGCGCTGGCGGCGGAGTTCCGCGACCGGGAAACGGGAGACCACGTCGAGCGCATGGGCAGGCTCTGCGCGCTCCTCGCCGGCGCGCTGGGTCTGCCCGCTGACGCGTGCGAGCGCCTTCGCCTCGCAAGCCTCCTGCACGACGTCGGAAAGATCGGGATTCCGGATGCGATCCTCGGCAAGCCGGGGCCGCTCACGGCCGAGGAATGGGATGTGATCCGCCGCCACCCGGAGATGGGCCACCGCCTGCTCGGCGGCTCGCGGTCGGCGCTGCTCGATCTCGCTGCCACGGTCGCCTACACCCATCACGAGCGCCTCGACGGCAGCGGCTACCCGCGCGGGCTCGCGGGTGACGAGATCCCGCTCGCGGGGCGGATCGCCGCCGTCGCAGACGTGCTGGACGCTCTCACGAGCCCCCGCGTCTACAAGGTGGCCCAGCCGTTCGAGCACGCGCTCGCAACGCTGGAGGAGGGCAGAGGAACGCTGTACGACCCGGACGTCCTCGACGCGCTGCAGCGCGAGATCGTGCGCGTGAGAGCCGTTCTCGGAGACCCCCGCCGCATGCCCGCCGTGCGAGGCTGACGCGCGGCAGGGCCGTGGGAGTTGCGCGCGCCCGCAGGCCGCTCTACGCTGCGTCGGGCGCTCTCTGTCTCGGGAGGGGAGGCGAAATCGACACGGCGTCTCATTCGGTGCTCGTCGTCGAGGACGATGCGATCGTACGCACGTGGGTGCGGCTCGCCCTCGCGGGCGGCGATTTTCGCATCGCCGGCGAGACCGGCTCCGCCACGGAGGCCGAGGAGCTGCTCGGGCGCCGGGCGGTCGACGTGCTCCTCGTCGACCAGCATCTGCCCGATCGTC is from Gaiella occulta and encodes:
- a CDS encoding hybrid sensor histidine kinase/response regulator; protein product: MSTFRALIADDDPDDRMLALRELRKEWPDAEAFEVCDAAGLEEALSGPQPQLVVTDSSLRFTDGLSILRDVRARWPDVPVVMLTGTGSAEVAVEALKSGLDDYVLKHHVSRLGASVRGVVDRRARELEARTALAESEERFRALADSSSLLIWITDADNRVTFVNRGWLDFTGRTLEQELGFGWLEGVHPDERDAVARQVLEYERSGRPYALRYRILDAAGEYRTLVDSGSPRLAADGTLLGYAGTSLDITDQLRAESARVEAEVLLTTALEAAPVGLGFVDRDLRYVRVNEALAEFHGSPVDAHLGRKAGQILEPLGLDLDAVYRRVLDTGVSVHDVDIETAVAGARRRFRAGYHPVRVHDEIVGVAVVAVETTERDLLEAQLLQAQKLEAVGRLAAGLAHDFNNLLGVIDGYASLIAEALPEGDERRAQALEISRASMRGADLTRSLLVFSRQKVVAERDIDLCRLVAELARMLERLVPDDVELTIDLGDEPAVVCADAGRLEQVIVNLVVNAVDAIRAGGRISVRVRPRGQDVVLEVEDTGVGIAEEALPLLFEPFFTTKEQGTGLGLSTAYGIVKQAGGQLHVTSTVGAGSTFTVLLPRVDRPAATPLDEVAVREPLGARGGGETILVAEDNDLLRRLIRSVLEQAGFTVVTVEDGAKALEAILEHGPPAAVVADVEMPGMGGIELARRLDRLHPHVRVLLMSGYTAADEIHHLAKRDFLQKPFTPADLVARVRELLDR
- the narI gene encoding respiratory nitrate reductase subunit gamma codes for the protein MSRLDFLLWVALPYLCIASFTVGHIWRYCRDQFMWTARSTQLLERKLLMIGSVLFHFGMLAAIGGHLLGILVPRSATEAVGISDDAYHWLAVMGGLAAAALVAAGIAVLAYRRLTVPRVAATTLRSDRILYPLLVLTVVAGIAATTDTVIDRYAYRETVSPWFRGIFTLQPDGELMVGAPIVFQLHVITAWLLLAVWPFTRLVHVWSVPVTYLGRAPILYRRRAQGGRRRQAARS
- the ric gene encoding iron-sulfur cluster repair di-iron protein, whose protein sequence is MSPITTDTHVADLVLQQPSRARVFERFGIDYCCGGKTPLETACADRGVDVETVLAALDEPLATEADDIDWTSVPVADLCAHVVGHHHAYLREELPPLRLLVDKVAQAHGDTHPELREVQVIFHATADDLEQHMVKEEQVLFPACVALEQGSSSGFPFGSVENPIRMMLHEHDEVATGLAGLRAATNGYEPPADACNSYRAMLDRLARLEADTHRHVHEENNILFPRAIALEAHPG
- a CDS encoding HD domain-containing phosphohydrolase, producing MIVPEPPIQEADRAPRRRFGHARVLIVDDDDLLARLFRAILGGEGHACTVAGSVEAARLRLGECAFELVLCDVNLGGDSGLDLARWICERYPETSVVMVSGRDEPEIWSAALDLGAVGYLTKPIQRSALLIAVANTLHRRQLEAELRRHREELEETVKERTAELERARADVELTYEETVRRLALAAEFRDRETGDHVERMGRLCALLAGALGLPADACERLRLASLLHDVGKIGIPDAILGKPGPLTAEEWDVIRRHPEMGHRLLGGSRSALLDLAATVAYTHHERLDGSGYPRGLAGDEIPLAGRIAAVADVLDALTSPRVYKVAQPFEHALATLEEGRGTLYDPDVLDALQREIVRVRAVLGDPRRMPAVRG
- a CDS encoding ATP-binding protein encodes the protein MVGLAGVEKGIERMGGVVGVESAPGQGSTFWFEQPVA